A stretch of Brachyhypopomus gauderio isolate BG-103 chromosome 3, BGAUD_0.2, whole genome shotgun sequence DNA encodes these proteins:
- the pvalb9 gene encoding parvalbumin 9: MSLCGVLSADAIENAVKDCQAPESFSCKKFFQLCGLSQKSPKEVKDVFRILDDDHSGFIEEAELKFFLQRFVPGARVLTEKETKTFLSAADDDNDGKIGIEEFQTLVLS, encoded by the exons ATGTCACTCTGTGGTGTACTCTCTGCCGATGCTATCGAAAATGCCGTCAAAGACTGTCAAG CCCCAGAGTCTTTTAGTTGCAAGAAGTTTTTCCAGCTCTGTGGCCTGAGCCAGAAAAGCCCCAAGGAAGTGAAGGATGTGTTCCGCATCTTAGATGACGACCACAGTGGGTTTATTGAAGAGGCAGAACTTAA GTTTTTCCTGCAGCGGTTTGTCCCAGGAGCGCGTGTTCTGACGGAGAAGGAGACCAAAACCTTCCTCTCTGCTGCTGATGATGACAACGATGGCAAAATCGGAATAGAAG